The Castanea sativa cultivar Marrone di Chiusa Pesio chromosome 4, ASM4071231v1 sequence TACAGCCCCCACCAATCCAGGTCTTTTTTAATATGCTCGTGCTTGAAATTTCTTAGGtgtcagggaaaaaaaaaacaagacacTATGCTCTTTatctgagagtgagagaggtttGTTTATAATGTTGGAAATGGTGAAGAAGTGAGAAGTAGAACTAAAGATTGGTTATTTTCTTTGAACGGTTTCTACTGTTTTGTATGGACATGAAGGAAATAGATTCAGTTCCATGGACAAAACATAGAAACAAACCGTGTTGTGTAATCCATCACACAACAGGACAACAACACCAATGCATACAAACACTAATTGTTGCGCCAAAAAAAACAACAGCACAACAACAACATTCCTCAAATGAACTTGTTGCTTCACATTCTCCTACTTCCCACAAAACTCACTCTTCAACCATTCCCATGCTTCTTGTTGCTTTCCTTCTTGTAGTGTCCTTGATTAGCCCTGCTTTCTCAGATTCCGGTCACTCTTTACCGGCCAACCAAACTTTTCACCCGGCTTCACAGTTGAACAAGCTGAAGCGGATCACAGATTATCTCACCAAGATCAACAAACCTGCAGTGAAGACAATTCAGGCACCTAAATTTTGTGTATTTCATGGTGTTTCTCTATGTGTCAACCAATATAAATTGTTGTGTTTTATGGTTTTGTGATCTGGGTTCTTGTTTATTTTGCTTCAGAGCCCTGATGGTGATGTTATAGACTGTGTTCTTTCTCATCTCCAACCAGCTTTTGATCATCCTGAGCTTAAAGGACAGAAACCATTggtaatttcaaaattttctttttctttttccctcaaGATCATTGATAttcaaacaagaaaagaaattccaCTACTGCTTGGTATTTGAATGTTTATAAAGATTGTTTTTGGATAACTATAGATTATGTGAGATAATAAAAGTCTTCAGTTCTACAGGATCCACCAGAGAGACCAAAAGGCCTTAACACAACAGATACAGTGGCAAAGAGCTTTCAGCTATGGGCAGAATCTGGTGAATCATGTCCAGAGAGTACTGTTCCAATTAGAAGAACTACAGAAAAAGATGTTCTAGGAGCAAGTTCCATTGACAGATATGGAAGAAAACCAGTAAGACATGTGAGGAGAGACTCTTCAGGAACTGGTCATGAGGTTGGTATTCTAAAGCAATTTCAAGTTtagaaataagaaaatttggTAAATGGAAATGAAAACCGAATTCTGGAAATCTGTTTTCTTGCAAGTGATATCTTATTAAAGCTTATGCAAATTTTttccagatttgatttttgtttccatcGTTTGAAAGGTTATgtgttattttcattttttttttctcattcctAGAATCCTTCCACCAATAAGTCTAGTTTAACACAAAAAGccaagcttctttttttttccattttaccTCAATCATTTAGAGTGTTTTGGTAAATAGGGAGCAGACAATGATAAGACCTTAATTGTAAAAATTGGCTTTGAGTTTCAGAGTACTCTGTATTACGTAATATTGAATTCATATGTTATGAATGTAATTTGGATAATGGGTATGCTACTGCTTGCTCAAGAAGTATTTTACTAGTTTTTCTAATTCTTCTGTGCTAAAATCTAATAATTAGTTAAAGTCAGAGTAGCTCATTAATAAAATGACTCATAATGTACCATATTCTTCTCAACCTGGACAgacttttctttatatttcacATCTGTATATTTTAGTATCTAAGCATTGATAATTTCATATTGCAGCATGCAGTTCTATTTGTAAATGGAGATCAATATTTTGGAGCAAAGGCTGGCATAAACGTGTGGGCACCTCAAGTAACTGATCGATATGAATTCAGCTTGTCACAAATTTGGGTCATTTCTGGTTCCTTTGGCCATGACCTGAATACCATTGAAGCTGGTTGGCAGGCAAGTGTATCATTGTGTGATGCTATGCATTTTATTAATGAACAACCCattgaactttctctagtaataCTAATTAAACTTCCAAATAACTACACGTGTATCATTTGAATATATTTAGTTGTCACTACTATAATACAGAATTTAGTTTATTCAATTGTTGACGACAAAGATTTTCATCATTTGGATTAGTTTTTGGAAGCTATTCAACTACTCATGGGTATTATTACAAAGGTTTTTATAGAGTTTAATGAGATATTGTAATCATATTTCTTCAGGTTAGCCCAGATCTGTATGGGGACAACAATCCTAGGTTCTTCACTTATTGGACAGTAAGTATTGTCCACTCTATTTTCCTCTTAAATATTTGAACCATAATAACTAGTGCTGACATTTTTTCAATATAATCACAGACTGATGCATACCAAGCAACTGGATGCTACAACTTACTGTGCTCAGGCTTTGTCCAAACCAACAACAGGGTTGCTATTGGAGCAGCAATCTCTCCAAAGTCCTACTACAATGGTAGACAGTTTGATATTGGCTTAATGGTTTGGAAGGTAAGCCTTAGCTTCAATCAATTGACAAATAATGTTACATAGTGTCTCCTTTGaataaaatcctaaaaaaaaaacatttcgtTCAACATTGCATAATCATTAATTCGGTGGCATTAAAGAACTTAGAGGCAAAATACCTTTCTTGACATAGTTctttctgatttttttattattaaaatgtaagattctcttcttttccttttaaaaaaggCTTCCTGATGCATGAGCTTCTCTTCTTTAATAAAgcactaacttttttttttttaattattttttttaaagattgggTTGACTCCCACCATCTATTATAAATTGAAGAATTAAAAGcatacatttcttttttttattttccctaatatttagttatttactcTTCCATTAATGGTTGtgatttctttcccttcatttGTAGTTAAGACTATATAATAAGATAATTGGACCCATGTTAGGGAAATTCATTATGTTTGCCTTTATGCAGTCAAAGACATAATGAGAAATAAGGAAGACTTAAGCAATGTACATCcaaagtttagccaaaaaaGTCACTAGAACATAATTTGTTTTGCGTGTAGGACCCTAAGCATGGACATTGGTGGTTGGAATTTGGATCAGGACTACTGGTTGGTTATTGGCCAGCATTCTTGTTTAGTCACTTAAGAACTCATGCTAGCATGGTTCAATTTGGAGGAGAGATTGTAAATTCTAGATCATCAGGTTATCACACATCTACTCAAATGGGTAGTGGCCATTTTGCTGAAGAAGGATTTGGAAAAGCTTCTTATTTCAGAAATTTGCAAGTTGTTGATTGGGATAATAACTTGCTTCCTCTAACAAATCTTCACCTCTTGGCTGATCATCCAAATTGTTATGATATAAAACAAGGGAGAAATAATGCTTGGGGAACTTACTTTTATTATGGAGGTCCTGGAAGGAATGTAAAATGTccatgaagaaagaaaaaaagcacaGGATATAGAGAGTAgcctatatatttttttctcttttttttttctctttttttttttttcaaatatgagTTTTTAGTTTGCATCTTAGCCTTGACATGGTTTGGGTGTCATAAAAATTTTCCCACAAAATTCCATTTTTACTAACGAGTTACCCATTATTCATCCCACCTTTGGGAGTATGTAAATTTGTGGAAATACAGATTATCAATAACAATTGAGTGTGTGATGTTCTCAGTTCTTCACCTTTCTCTTCCAAATCCttgaattatatgaaaaaataaataaatcaatcaatgtTACAGGCAGGATCACGTTGTCAACACCCTTAGGCCTTAAGTAATATTAGCATCCTTGTGTGctattttaaaagaagaaaaaaaaaaatgaggtgtggacttttttttattaaaaaaaaaatttattaacctTACtgtttttttaacttatttgtcttcatttttttaggtagtaatattaaataaatgtcAGGAATATTTTGGAGTATAGAAAATTTaacccgaaaaaaaaaattatattccaatcatatatataaaatttacgATATGTTAACCTACCAAACCTACAATTACATTGTCATTTAGAAAACCCATACCACTtccacaaatatttattttctttgaaggGAAGGACAATCCAAATGTGCTAGTGGTATTTTATATATGGCTTTGCATGTGCGGTGCATCAAAGAAGCAAATTCTGAAGGAAACAGACAGATTTACACATTGGACAACTTTTGCATAATATTATAATCTATACATTAATTTGGATCCCAGCTTTCAAACAATGAATTAACTAAAGTAGTGTATCTAAGCAAACACAATACATTATTCATATTGTTCCTATAAGTAAGCACAatacaataattattaaaagaaaactgAGATATTGAAATACAATGAACCCAataccaacaacaacaaacaagcATTTTCCTCGAACCAAGTTTGTGCTATCAAATATTGACTTGAAGTTGAGAATTGATTAATACCAAATTGGGaaacatataattttcaatGTCATTTGTCTTTTGCAGTTTCTTAGAAAAACTCAGTGCTATTCCCCTTTGAGCCAGATGTCCTAATCTTAAAAAGTCAATGGCATAACCACTTAAAACAGATCTTAGCCAATCCTCAAAATAATCTTCAGTTGATAAAAAAACAAGGGGCAGCCTTTGCATGATAGAAGCATAATATGATGTCAAATTATTGCCTCACTCCTAATGTTCACACTCTATAAACACCAaatattagttttaaaaaaatgtggatACTGATATCCAAACTTTGTAAATAGTTCTCTTGTATGTATGAAAGGTGGATATTGAGGGTGTAAGACAATCACTACCCTAATATAATAAGGATTGAAATCTGATGCAATACTTGTAAATAGTTGTCTAGGATGAATGAAGCGGGGACATTGAGAGTGTGAGACAATCATTACCCTAATAGAATAAGGATTGAAATCCAATGCAATAGTTGTAAATGGTTGTCTGGTATGTATGAAGTGTGGACA is a genomic window containing:
- the LOC142631621 gene encoding protein neprosin-like, with amino-acid sequence MDMKEIDSVPWTKHRNKPCCVIHHTTGQQHQCIQTLIVAPKKTTAQQQHSSNELVASHSPTSHKTHSSTIPMLLVAFLLVVSLISPAFSDSGHSLPANQTFHPASQLNKLKRITDYLTKINKPAVKTIQSPDGDVIDCVLSHLQPAFDHPELKGQKPLDPPERPKGLNTTDTVAKSFQLWAESGESCPESTVPIRRTTEKDVLGASSIDRYGRKPVRHVRRDSSGTGHEHAVLFVNGDQYFGAKAGINVWAPQVTDRYEFSLSQIWVISGSFGHDLNTIEAGWQVSPDLYGDNNPRFFTYWTTDAYQATGCYNLLCSGFVQTNNRVAIGAAISPKSYYNGRQFDIGLMVWKDPKHGHWWLEFGSGLLVGYWPAFLFSHLRTHASMVQFGGEIVNSRSSGYHTSTQMGSGHFAEEGFGKASYFRNLQVVDWDNNLLPLTNLHLLADHPNCYDIKQGRNNAWGTYFYYGGPGRNVKCP